A portion of the Edaphobacter lichenicola genome contains these proteins:
- a CDS encoding excinuclease ABC subunit UvrA has protein sequence MESLKHAGNSLFVVEHELDVIRRADWLVDVGPEAGENGGEVLYSGPPAGLRDVEASQTRIHLFRKGSMPKRIRRTAKGWLRLRDVTRNNLRGLDVSFPLGVFTSVTGVSGSGKSSLVSHALVELVAEGLGQPITVEEPVADDLEQTTIVTTAGEIVSGIEHIGRLVVVDQKPIGRTPRSNMATYTGLFDHVRKLFADTRGAKARRYDAGRFSFNVAKGRCETCLGEGSVCVELLFLPSVYAPCPTCHGCRFNTKTLEIKYRGKSVADVLGMTVDVAAEFFVEELQVFRSLNVLREVGLGYLRLGQPATELSGGEAQRIKMATELQRVQRGNTLYILDEPTTGLHPSDVERLMKQLNGLVEAGNTVIVIEHDMHVIAESDWVIDIGPGAGDEGGLVVAAGPPDEVAQVSRSRTAPYLAAALS, from the coding sequence TTGGAGTCGCTGAAACATGCAGGAAACTCGCTGTTCGTCGTGGAACACGAGTTGGACGTAATCCGGCGTGCAGATTGGCTGGTGGATGTCGGACCAGAGGCTGGTGAAAACGGAGGTGAAGTTCTGTATAGCGGCCCTCCGGCAGGCCTCCGCGATGTAGAAGCGTCGCAGACCCGGATCCATCTCTTCCGTAAGGGCTCGATGCCTAAGAGGATCCGACGTACTGCGAAAGGCTGGCTCAGGCTCCGCGATGTAACGCGCAACAACTTACGAGGACTTGATGTTTCATTTCCGCTTGGGGTGTTTACCTCGGTTACCGGCGTCTCGGGTTCCGGCAAGTCAAGTCTTGTAAGTCATGCGTTAGTCGAACTAGTTGCGGAAGGGTTGGGACAACCTATCACCGTTGAGGAACCTGTTGCGGACGATCTGGAGCAGACGACCATCGTCACGACCGCAGGCGAGATCGTCAGTGGTATCGAGCATATTGGCCGCCTTGTTGTGGTCGATCAGAAGCCTATCGGACGCACCCCGCGCTCGAACATGGCGACTTATACTGGCCTCTTTGATCATGTGAGAAAACTGTTCGCGGATACCAGGGGTGCCAAAGCTCGGCGCTATGATGCAGGGCGTTTTTCTTTCAACGTTGCAAAGGGCCGATGTGAAACCTGCTTAGGCGAAGGCTCCGTGTGCGTAGAGCTGCTTTTCCTTCCCAGTGTCTACGCTCCCTGCCCGACGTGTCACGGTTGCCGATTCAATACCAAAACCCTGGAAATCAAATATCGTGGTAAAAGTGTCGCTGATGTTCTAGGAATGACTGTCGATGTGGCTGCGGAGTTCTTCGTGGAAGAACTACAAGTCTTCCGGTCCCTCAATGTTCTCCGGGAAGTCGGCCTTGGCTATCTTCGGTTGGGCCAACCTGCTACGGAACTTTCGGGAGGGGAAGCACAACGCATCAAGATGGCGACTGAACTCCAACGTGTGCAGCGCGGTAACACGCTCTATATTCTTGACGAGCCGACTACCGGGCTTCACCCTTCTGATGTGGAACGACTCATGAAACAACTGAATGGCTTGGTTGAGGCTGGGAATACGGTTATCGTGATCGAGCATGATATGCACGTAATTGCTGAGAGCGACTGGGTGATCGACATTGGTCCTGGGGCCGGTGACGAAGGTGGGCTTGTCGTTGCAGCCGGTCCGCCCGACGAGGTCGCCCAGGTTTCCAGGAGTAGAACAGCGCCCTATTTGGCGGCTGCGCTTTCTTGA